From the Lactuca sativa cultivar Salinas chromosome 9, Lsat_Salinas_v11, whole genome shotgun sequence genome, the window attttacccttaactcaGGTTGGACAATGGAGTTGTAACGAGCGACAATCGAGTTTAAGAAATCAATACGCGTTTATATGTTCATGTGCCAGCTGTACACAGACAAACCTATCCGACCTAGTCATCGAGGCTTTTCGATGTTCGAACCCAAGTTGTTCGGGTGTAGTTTTGGATTGTGATGAGGTGggatatgaaaaccgaaaagtcACCCTGTTTGGAAGTGCTGAGTATAACAAGGTGAAGAAAGTGGCTAGGCTTTTGTGTGATTTAAATAAAAATCACTGGGTTGAACCGGGTTTTTGTTTAAACTGTGGGGGTATGCGTGGCTGTGGAAGCTTACATGGAACGTTAAGAAAGGGAGAGATTTGTAAGAGGTTGATAGAGTCTGGTGATGAGGTTGCAAGTGGTTTGACTTGTTTAGATATGTTGAAAAAAATATTCCATAAGTACAACAAGAGAGCTGCTGAGGTGGAGGATCACATGGCGAAAGTGTTTTGTGGGATTGGAGAGTTGCAAAGGGCACGTCACCATTGTAAAGCGTCGATTAAGGTGTTGGAGAAGCTTTATGGGGAAGAGCATATTGTGATTGGAAATGAGTTGGTGAAATTAGCGTCTATTCAACTGTCTTTGGGTGAAAAAGCTGAGTTTGAAGAGACTAGAAATCGGATTAAGTTGGTGTTTTCACTGCattatgggtcacatgttgacgTCATGTTTCCACACCTACACTTTCTAAAGTGAAATTGGAATGCACCCATTATGAAGGAATTCAGTTCCTtttattttgttgattttgatcaGGTATAGCATTTGGTAGGGGTGAATGTGATGTGGTTATTAGTTAAAACCAAACCACAAACAGTAAATGTGGTTATTAAATTTTAGAAACCAAATGGTGCAGGTTTTTTTGGTGTTATTGATTTCAAACActtagtatgttatgcttttaacaCGTAACCTGTTAATCTCTTATGCtataaacacataaatataaatcgaGACATAACATGTATTACATAATTATACCTTCGGATAGATAAATCTTTGCACTACAGATCGGAAGCTTATAAATTTTACAACTAATAAAATGTAGAAAAATTATAATTGATAACTTAGACACAACGTAAACAAACAGTTCCTGAAATCATCAATATTTGACACTTACTTACATGCATACGCTAGTGGCAAAATGATATAATAAAGTAAATAGTCCCGTAGTTTCATATTTAtccataaataaaataatatctttacttttttaaatataataaaaacatagtaatatttaatttggAATGGAACCTATAAATATATAAATCTTATATGCAACTTTTAGCATTTTTATTCGGAACCTCTAAATATGCTTATATGTTACATTTTGTTCATGAACATAAGTCCAACTAAGAGGATACAAATGACTGATGAATATAGTGTAAGAGGATACAAAAGAAAGACTGATAGTGTGTCTAAACTTGAAGCATATGAAATATTTAGACTCCAAGACGAATATAGCATCGAATATACATTGTGAagtctataaaaaaaataaaatggtCATTTGTTGACCTTTAATGGAGAAATAACAATAAAGACGAAAGCTTATACCCTACACAACCAAATTCACCTATATATTTCACAAATCCCCCACTTCGAAAACCCAAGCTTGATCCCAATTGCCTTTGCTACCCCTGAATTCTGAAACCGAtgctaaaactaataaataatacacaatatcagaatctacatgcgtataatgtaaagatattattattattaccttaTGATTTTCATCATCATCCTCTCCTGAAAATGCTGGATGGGCTTGAACCATCTGTGAGAAGTAAATCCGCTTTAGTCTTTCTAGCAAACTTCAAAAGCCGCTTAAACCCTTTGGGTGCATCTTTCTGCACAGGAGGATGCTGTGCATTCCCCCACTCACCACTCTCACTCTCCCCAGTCTCCTCAAGAAGCATCTGAAACAAAGAATGACGAACACGTGGACTCGACACGCCACCTGGCACACCCACATTGGCTGAACCACTACCCACCTTTACATTTACATTAACatccctttcttcacacacaacAATCTCATCCTCACAATTATTCTCCACCCACGCAGTTGGCGAAATCATCAACTCCTCCTCAACCTCAACTTCAGCTTCAGCTTCAACTTCCACCATTTCTATCTTATTAACACCACTAACATCACAAGTCTCTACCACCTCCTCACACATGGCTTCCGATTCCAATTCTAATTTGGCATCATCAAATTCACACTCTGGTTCTTCACATTTAGTAGTAGTCTCAACCACCTGAATTTTCTCAGGCTCAATCGGGGCTTCAACTTCAGTGGTGATTGGTTCCTCAATTTGagccacagctttacttttaacCACAACCGCACCTCCACCAGGTCCAATCCCAGTTCCCTTACGAAGAAAAGGTTTTGTTTCCACTGGAACCACACTGCTCTTCTTAGTAACTTTCTTGTAAAAACTCGGCTTAGCGGCAGTGGTGGAAGGAGTCACCGGAGTCTCGACTTTGGTTCGGGGTTTCGGTTTTACCACTGGTGTCTGCTTCTTCTCAATGATGGTTTTAGTGGTCATCTTCTTAGCTTCAGGTTGTGTAGTGGTTACCTTTGAAATCTTGGATTGTGGTTTTGACTTTTCAGCTTTTGTGATTGGAATTGCACGTACAGCTGGCGTTGCAGATTGAGGTTTTCGAGTTGGTGTAGGAGTAGAAGATGTTGTTGTAGGTTTTGGTGATGGGGCTGAAGGCCATGATTTCCGTGTAGCAGGTAATTGAGACAAGGGCTTATTTGTAATTTTCTTCACAACAGAAGCTTTCGGGGTTTCCTTTTTGGCTTCCTTTTTGGGGATTGGGCTCTTGCTCTTTTGAGGTTGTTTATTTTTAGTGGAAACGATTTCAGCTTTTTTATCATCAAGAAACTGTTGCATTTCTTTAAATTGTGCATCTTTTTCAGCTCTCTTTCCGACTTCCTTTCTAAGCTTTTCATCTCTTTTTTGCTTGTAATGATCATAAAATCCACCTCTTTGCTCCTTTGAAGAACTTTTTTTACCTTTGCTAGTATCATTTGTCACACTATGTCTTCTAACTGGTTTGCTTTCCATCATTTTGTTAAACAATTGGTTTAATTCGGCTTCCTTTTGTTCATTCCATGTGGAAATATCCTTCTCACAGCTCCCCTGTTCTTTATCATCAACTGCCACGTCAGCATCCTTTTTGGGGGAGATAGATTTCATGTTTTCTTCTGTTTCTGGATCTTTAGTGATGATTTCAGAAGTTCCATGACTTTCACTCATTCCTGAGCTCCATCTTCTGAGTACAGCTTTTTCTACTATCTTTGGCTTCTGAATTTCAACACCTTGATCTTCTTTCTGTTTACTTTCAAACAGACTTATTTTATCTTGAACACTCATTCTCAGTGCATTACTTTTCGCGACTCTTTCTGACTCTTCATCTTCCTCTTGACTACTTTGACCAGCTTCATCTCTTTGACTTGTGGTCTTAGCATAGTTGAGACTTTTGATACTTAAAACAGCTGGTCTGCGGGGCCCACCTCGTCCAATTTGGATTCTTCTCATTGGAGATGCTGACCTTCTAGAAGCTGCAGATCTTGCAGGAGTTCGGCTTCTTTCAATTGGTGGTGGTTGGTTGTCTTCACTTGAAAACGAGGTTTCACTGTCTGTTGACATCTGGCGTTCTATCTGTGCAGCTTTTGCTGGAGACACACCGTATTTTACAGGTGGAGATAACTGAGAAGTGGGAATACTTGTTTCAGTTATGGAGTCTTTTAATTCACTCAACTCTAGAAGCTTCTGTAACGAGTCCCTGAAACAGGTGATTGAAAATTTGAAATGGTAAATGGAATGGAATCTTGGATTCTAATTCCATTGGAATCTGtaaaccaaatatatatatatatatatatatatatatatatatatatatatatatatatatatatatatatgtaccttATATCTTCTGCTCCAAAATGATGAGCGAGATTTTCCATGTTGGAAATATCATTGGTTGAGCATTTAGCACCTGTAGCTTGGTTGAGGGCATATGATAAGTTCTCTTTCAATTCTGAGAGCCTCAAATCCACTGTTCGTAGTAGTTCATTCCTATGAGAATATAATTGGTTGAGAAAATggattaaaaaaagaaatttatgATGAGATGAATAAAAAGAGCATACTTTGATTCGAACGATGATGTCATGTCAACTTCAGCCTGTTAAAACATGAATCACAatggttgtttaaaaaaaaatatatgttataGGTGATTAGAAGGTAAACAATTACCAAACACACCTTTGCAAACAAAGAAAGTTGGAATTTTCTGGTCTCTTCTAGTTGAGAAATTTCATTTCCAATGGTAAGAATGTCTTGTGAACCAACAATTTGCAGGAATCTGGTGAATTGAAACAACTTGAGTAAGCAAGAAGTGGACAACTTCTtatattattgaaaaaaaaagaagaaaaatgggATGAAGATGAAATATGATATGCACCTTTTCAATGTGGCTGTTGTGAACCAACTATGGTCATTGAAATCCTCGGGTGCTAGAATCTTGAAATTTGAGTTTGAGCTTTTGGATGACAAATCTTTTACTTGAGGTAAATGCAACAATAGTTGTTGCAAGTCTCCAGATGCTACCTTTTCTGCTATATTGCTAGTTGATACACATGCCTCATATCTACAGAACAGAAAAGGGGATATATTGATATAACTTATACTGTAAGAGTATaccatggatttaatgaattttAATAAGTTGGATATTGGCAAAAGCAAACGTTGTGACTCAacattaaacatcaaacaatcagaGTTCTAGATCAAGCAATTAGAAATCTGTTGCAAAGAGATAAGATTTGGCAAATAAAGGCTCGGTAAGTAAGTTGAGAAGAGGAAAACCTGTTATGGCTTGGAAATATCTGAAGTTCAA encodes:
- the LOC111885381 gene encoding uncharacterized protein LOC111885381, with the protein product MDRRIDPDAPIDYVELQIFPSHNRYEACVSTSNIAEKVASGDLQQLLLHLPQVKDLSSKSSNSNFKILAPEDFNDHSWFTTATLKRFLQIVGSQDILTIGNEISQLEETRKFQLSLFAKAEVDMTSSFESKNELLRTVDLRLSELKENLSYALNQATGAKCSTNDISNMENLAHHFGAEDIRDSLQKLLELSELKDSITETSIPTSQLSPPVKYGVSPAKAAQIERQMSTDSETSFSSEDNQPPPIERSRTPARSAASRRSASPMRRIQIGRGGPRRPAVLSIKSLNYAKTTSQRDEAGQSSQEEDEESERVAKSNALRMSVQDKISLFESKQKEDQGVEIQKPKIVEKAVLRRWSSGMSESHGTSEIITKDPETEENMKSISPKKDADVAVDDKEQGSCEKDISTWNEQKEAELNQLFNKMMESKPVRRHSVTNDTSKGKKSSSKEQRGGFYDHYKQKRDEKLRKEVGKRAEKDAQFKEMQQFLDDKKAEIVSTKNKQPQKSKSPIPKKEAKKETPKASVVKKITNKPLSQLPATRKSWPSAPSPKPTTTSSTPTPTRKPQSATPAVRAIPITKAEKSKPQSKISKVTTTQPEAKKMTTKTIIEKKQTPVVKPKPRTKVETPVTPSTTAAKPSFYKKVTKKSSVVPVETKPFLRKGTGIGPGGGAVVVKSKAVAQIEEPITTEVEAPIEPEKIQVVETTTKCEEPECEFDDAKLELESEAMCEEVVETCDVSGVNKIEMVEVEAEAEVEVEEELMISPTAWVENNCEDEIVVCEERDVNVNVKVGSGSANVGVPGGVSSPRVRHSLFQMLLEETGESESGEWGNAQHPPVQKDAPKGFKRLLKFARKTKADLLLTDGSSPSSIFRRG